In a single window of the Bacillus mycoides genome:
- a CDS encoding DUF7507 domain-containing protein, with the protein MPFMNRFTTTVTGAVTFTGNTLGLSPTSPAPNNNFGTIDVFTTINTSLQVPGFPAGTTNDWPLNSSSAILNLPAGSSVLYAELVWAGTYRTDTEDVTAFLNDNISFTTPAGTFSVAPDPATAQQGSVGNQFYYVRSANVTNLVSAGGAGTYTTGAVPAARTSADPTISRSAGWTLEVVYQNASLPLRNLSVYAGQEIIDASSPPVDATISGFATPATGAVTGRVLVTAQEGDSNIVGDQLRFGPNANATVALFGPRNPANNFFQSQICNDSGNLDTSGTFGDLNQPLGIALAVRRQGWDITNVDASSSLVNNQTSATVRFVTNGDGYAAAGFGVQIDATGPIINPVKSVNRTVAGVGDTLTYTITVPNTGTGSAENVVLQDSIPNGTTFVAGSVTVGGVTQPSANPANGINLGTIPNNTQRIVTFQVRITSFPNPNPIPNRAMVSYQFRPFVGSPPITSTASSNTVQTTVNRANVSLQKSVDLQTATLNDVLTYTVNVTNNGNVAANNVIFVDSIPAGTTFVTNSVTVNGVARPGANPASSINLGSINASQTTVVRFQVRVTSNPLVNPIPNRASATFNFTPVPGQQPISGQATSNTVFTTINIADIRTRKTVDRAFATVNDVLTYTVTIENTGNVLATNVIFQDPIPTGTTFIPNSVTVDGVSQPGANPATGFTVANISPGGSRTVTFQVRVTSTPSGGTIANRGNVSANFVVIPNQPPVTINRQTNTVVTQVNTGGLNVIKEVNTTQAAVGDTLTYTIAVQNTGNVPLTNVFFQDTISSAVSFVANTVTINGVPQSGLNPNTGFSLPNIPAAQTVVVTFDVLIVQDPENEDILNQANVTASFQVNPSEPPVTINVPSNIVNTTVQSGNFEVVKAVNTDVATVGDVLVYTIEVINAGSVPATNVFFQDSIPQGTLFIENSVFVNGVLQEGADPELGFPLNNLPTGASVIVTFEVLIDEIPQGNNVVNNANVTGDFLVNPTEPPITVTVPSNTVMTVVNSSGLNVMKSVSATEAGVGDTLTYTVRIQNSGTVAATNVSFLDPIPSGTTFVANSVTINGTPQPGLNPTTGFPLANIPVGGMVTAAFQVTITSVPPNRVLPNNANVTADFQVSPLQPPITIVTISNIVVTRVNVGSINVIKSVNTPQAGVGDTLTYTILIQNTGTVPATNIIFQDPIPVGTAFVANSVTINGVVQQGADPVVGFPVPNIPVGQTVTVTFQVIVTSVPSGGNIRNQSNVTASFLINPANPPITTVTNSNFVVTQVNTAQLNIQKSSSVQQAALGEIYTYSVVIRNNGTVTATNVSFIDPIAPETTFVANSVTINGTPQPGFDPNIGFTLPNIAAGTSLTVTFQVTVVAPSTRGAVLNTAAATATFLLNPLQPPVTTTNSSNTTVVTIPLPPPGEVTATKTVDVATGAVGDVLTYTVLISNVGIIPVTDVFFQDVIPEGTTFVEDSVTIGGVQQLGLNPEIGFTVTPLLINGGSIEVTFRVTITEIPDNEVILNDADVTFTSQPNPQEPPITETILTNLVVTTINIAFIFPLKLVDKEVATVGEILTYDVLIFNFGTVAATNVQFIDTTSAGVAFVPGSVSINGVPAPGLDPFIGFTVPDIPVDDFVLVTYQEMVTSIPEGGTVVNFVDVTATFAVSETEPPITETTTSNTTLTEINEPGLNVLKSVSEPIVAVGDTITYTTVVQNTGTVTATNIQYSDVLPSSIAFVPNSVTIGGVIQPGFNPNNGFPLPDINSGGSIEVTFQVTVVSVPSNGTIANTANVTGSFILVPGEPPVIVNQPSNTTLTTVNRGRFNVIKQVNRAATLVGDVLTYTVQITNTGTVTANDVQFIDTISAGASFVPNSVTVNGTPQPGLNPITGFGIGDILVGNTTIVTFQAIVTNIPSSGTITNVANITGSFTLVPGEPPVVVTEPSNTTITRVNRGRFNVIKTVNKQATRLGDTLTYSVQVTNTGTVTATNVQFIDVPSPSLEFVPGSVQINGIPQVGLDPFVGFSLPDLAVGDSILITFEVNVIVIPPSSSIMNTVRVTGDFELIPGEPPFTITNSSNTTVTPVNRGSLDMLKEVDHSIVGVGETVTYRVRILNTGTADAMNVQFIDVLSPEAAFVPNSVTVNGVARPGVNPQVGFTILDIPVGETAIVTYEATITSFPDGGTVVNVAGASAEYILVPGEPPVTVMDTSNTVIVTVNTAILFVAKGANFEVAMVGDVVTYGIAVINDSTVPVTNIILTDIIDPNTLFINGTVTVNDVPFPFANPNTGILLGDFQPNDAAIINFQVVITGGQINNLVTNTATANGLATVNPNEPPVVVEGDSNTVVIPFIPQNVSTTVVKTADLQSATIGDVITFTTVITNTGDTAIQNIRFQDMLDSSFRFVPGSVTVDNTPVPNVSPVSGFLIGSLNPGEARTVSFQVTVQSAPSGSGNYINQASIRFEHQVGTVLPPVTQIIDSNIVVIPFVPTIEQICETNFNCLDKIPFHCSPCNQLRINKK; encoded by the coding sequence GTGCCTTTTATGAATCGTTTTACAACAACAGTAACTGGTGCTGTCACGTTCACTGGGAACACGTTGGGACTAAGTCCTACATCACCTGCACCAAACAATAACTTCGGCACGATTGATGTGTTTACAACGATAAATACATCGCTTCAAGTGCCTGGATTCCCGGCAGGAACAACGAATGACTGGCCATTAAATTCTTCAAGTGCAATTTTGAACCTTCCAGCAGGGAGTAGTGTTTTATACGCAGAACTAGTATGGGCCGGCACATACCGAACCGATACAGAGGATGTTACAGCATTTTTAAATGATAATATTTCATTTACAACACCAGCAGGAACATTTTCTGTTGCACCAGATCCTGCAACTGCGCAGCAAGGTTCAGTTGGGAACCAGTTTTATTATGTTCGCTCTGCTAATGTAACGAATCTTGTAAGTGCAGGTGGGGCAGGCACATATACAACAGGTGCCGTGCCAGCTGCAAGAACTTCAGCTGATCCAACAATCAGTCGTTCAGCTGGCTGGACGCTTGAGGTAGTTTATCAAAATGCAAGTTTACCACTTCGGAATTTGTCAGTATATGCAGGTCAAGAGATTATCGATGCTTCATCCCCGCCAGTTGATGCTACTATTTCAGGGTTTGCTACTCCGGCAACAGGAGCTGTTACAGGAAGAGTGCTCGTAACTGCTCAAGAAGGTGATTCTAACATTGTTGGAGATCAGCTTCGCTTTGGACCGAATGCAAATGCTACAGTCGCATTATTCGGTCCGAGAAACCCCGCGAATAATTTCTTTCAATCACAAATTTGTAATGATAGTGGCAATCTAGATACGAGCGGCACATTTGGAGATTTGAATCAGCCGTTAGGAATCGCTTTAGCGGTCCGAAGACAAGGGTGGGATATTACGAATGTAGATGCCTCATCTTCTTTAGTAAACAATCAAACGTCAGCAACTGTTCGCTTTGTCACAAATGGAGATGGATACGCTGCAGCTGGTTTTGGTGTTCAAATTGATGCGACAGGTCCAATCATTAATCCTGTTAAATCGGTTAATAGAACAGTTGCAGGGGTAGGGGATACTCTCACCTATACGATTACGGTCCCGAACACAGGAACAGGAAGTGCAGAAAACGTTGTATTACAAGATAGTATTCCGAACGGAACGACATTTGTAGCAGGTAGTGTAACGGTAGGTGGAGTAACACAACCGAGTGCGAATCCAGCGAATGGAATTAATTTAGGTACAATCCCAAATAACACGCAAAGAATTGTTACATTTCAAGTTCGAATAACATCGTTCCCGAACCCAAACCCTATTCCAAATCGTGCAATGGTGTCATACCAATTCCGTCCTTTTGTTGGAAGTCCTCCTATCACAAGTACAGCTTCTTCAAATACAGTACAGACGACGGTAAATCGCGCAAATGTAAGTTTGCAAAAATCTGTAGATTTACAGACGGCAACACTTAATGATGTATTAACGTACACAGTTAATGTGACGAATAATGGGAATGTCGCTGCAAATAATGTGATTTTTGTTGATAGTATACCTGCTGGAACAACGTTTGTAACAAATAGTGTTACGGTAAATGGAGTAGCTCGACCAGGAGCGAATCCAGCAAGTAGTATTAATCTTGGAAGTATTAATGCTTCGCAAACGACTGTAGTACGCTTTCAAGTTCGAGTGACATCTAATCCTCTTGTAAATCCAATTCCGAACCGTGCAAGTGCAACGTTTAACTTTACTCCAGTGCCTGGCCAACAACCAATTTCAGGTCAAGCGACAAGTAATACTGTATTTACTACTATTAATATAGCTGATATAAGAACGAGAAAAACAGTGGATAGAGCTTTTGCGACAGTTAATGATGTTCTTACGTACACCGTTACAATTGAAAATACAGGAAATGTACTTGCGACAAATGTTATTTTTCAAGATCCGATCCCAACTGGAACGACTTTTATACCAAATAGTGTAACTGTAGATGGGGTTTCACAGCCTGGAGCAAATCCTGCGACTGGGTTTACAGTAGCGAATATATCTCCAGGTGGAAGTAGGACAGTGACTTTTCAAGTACGAGTCACATCTACGCCATCAGGAGGGACGATTGCGAATCGTGGAAATGTATCGGCTAATTTCGTCGTTATTCCGAATCAGCCGCCAGTAACGATTAATAGACAAACGAATACAGTTGTAACACAAGTTAATACAGGTGGTTTAAATGTAATAAAGGAAGTGAATACAACGCAAGCGGCAGTAGGGGACACTTTAACATACACGATTGCCGTCCAAAATACAGGAAACGTTCCGTTAACAAATGTGTTTTTCCAAGACACTATTTCTTCCGCTGTTTCATTTGTTGCAAATACTGTAACGATTAATGGAGTACCGCAAAGTGGATTGAATCCGAATACAGGATTTTCTCTTCCAAATATTCCTGCGGCTCAAACCGTTGTAGTCACATTTGACGTATTAATTGTACAGGATCCAGAAAATGAAGATATTTTAAATCAAGCAAATGTAACAGCAAGTTTTCAAGTGAATCCGAGCGAACCGCCAGTAACAATCAATGTTCCTAGTAACATTGTGAATACAACTGTACAATCAGGGAATTTTGAAGTTGTGAAAGCAGTGAATACGGATGTTGCAACGGTAGGGGATGTTTTAGTATATACAATCGAAGTCATAAATGCAGGTAGTGTACCAGCTACAAATGTATTTTTCCAAGATTCAATTCCACAAGGGACATTATTTATTGAAAACAGTGTATTTGTTAATGGTGTTTTACAAGAAGGGGCAGATCCAGAACTTGGATTCCCATTAAATAATTTGCCTACTGGCGCGAGTGTAATTGTTACGTTTGAAGTATTAATTGATGAAATTCCCCAAGGAAATAATGTCGTAAATAATGCGAATGTAACTGGAGATTTCCTTGTAAATCCAACAGAGCCACCGATTACTGTAACAGTACCAAGTAATACTGTTATGACAGTCGTGAATTCTTCAGGGTTAAATGTAATGAAGAGCGTAAGCGCTACTGAAGCAGGTGTAGGAGATACGTTAACGTATACAGTTCGTATACAAAATAGTGGAACAGTAGCAGCAACAAATGTATCATTCCTCGATCCTATTCCATCTGGAACAACGTTTGTAGCAAATAGTGTAACAATAAACGGAACACCTCAGCCAGGTTTAAACCCAACGACTGGATTTCCGCTTGCTAATATTCCAGTAGGAGGGATGGTAACAGCTGCTTTTCAGGTGACAATCACGAGTGTACCACCAAATAGAGTTCTTCCGAATAATGCAAATGTGACTGCTGATTTTCAAGTAAGTCCTTTGCAGCCACCAATTACAATTGTAACAATTAGTAATATTGTTGTGACGCGAGTGAATGTAGGATCAATTAATGTAATAAAGAGTGTAAACACACCGCAAGCAGGTGTAGGAGATACGTTAACGTATACGATTCTTATTCAAAATACAGGAACTGTTCCTGCAACAAATATTATTTTTCAAGATCCGATTCCTGTTGGAACTGCGTTTGTAGCGAATAGTGTCACGATAAATGGAGTTGTTCAGCAAGGTGCAGACCCTGTGGTAGGTTTTCCAGTTCCGAATATTCCAGTTGGGCAAACCGTTACAGTTACGTTTCAAGTTATAGTGACGAGTGTCCCGAGTGGTGGAAATATTAGAAACCAATCAAACGTTACTGCAAGTTTTCTTATAAATCCAGCTAATCCTCCAATAACGACTGTTACGAATAGCAATTTCGTCGTGACGCAAGTAAACACAGCACAGTTAAATATACAAAAATCTTCATCTGTACAACAAGCGGCACTTGGAGAAATTTATACGTATTCTGTTGTCATTAGAAATAATGGAACGGTAACAGCAACGAATGTCTCTTTCATTGATCCAATTGCTCCAGAAACAACATTTGTAGCAAATAGTGTAACGATAAATGGAACTCCTCAACCTGGATTTGATCCAAATATAGGTTTTACGCTTCCTAATATAGCTGCTGGCACATCATTGACTGTAACGTTCCAAGTAACAGTAGTTGCGCCATCCACGCGTGGAGCCGTACTAAACACGGCAGCTGCTACGGCCACTTTTTTATTAAATCCTTTACAGCCCCCTGTAACAACGACAAATTCAAGTAATACGACAGTAGTTACGATACCGTTACCTCCTCCTGGTGAAGTAACAGCAACCAAAACAGTTGACGTTGCAACTGGAGCGGTTGGGGATGTATTAACGTATACCGTGCTAATTTCAAACGTAGGAATTATACCTGTTACAGATGTGTTCTTCCAAGATGTCATACCAGAAGGAACGACATTTGTAGAAGATAGTGTAACGATAGGTGGGGTGCAGCAACTTGGTTTAAATCCAGAAATAGGATTTACAGTTACTCCATTATTAATTAATGGTGGAAGTATTGAGGTAACGTTCCGAGTGACGATTACAGAAATTCCAGATAATGAAGTCATATTAAATGATGCAGACGTTACATTTACTTCACAACCAAATCCGCAGGAACCACCGATTACGGAAACGATATTAACAAATTTAGTCGTTACGACAATTAATATAGCGTTTATTTTTCCGTTAAAACTAGTAGATAAAGAAGTAGCGACTGTAGGAGAAATTTTAACGTATGATGTATTGATTTTTAATTTTGGAACAGTGGCAGCGACGAATGTTCAATTTATAGATACTACTTCCGCGGGTGTAGCATTTGTACCAGGAAGTGTGAGCATAAACGGGGTACCAGCACCAGGATTAGATCCTTTTATCGGTTTTACAGTTCCAGATATACCTGTAGATGATTTTGTACTTGTCACATATCAAGAGATGGTAACGAGCATACCAGAAGGTGGAACAGTTGTTAACTTTGTAGATGTTACGGCTACATTTGCTGTAAGTGAAACAGAGCCGCCTATTACTGAAACAACGACAAGTAACACGACATTAACCGAAATAAATGAACCTGGTTTGAATGTTTTAAAATCAGTAAGTGAGCCAATTGTTGCAGTAGGCGATACAATCACATATACGACAGTAGTTCAAAATACAGGGACAGTGACAGCGACGAATATTCAATATAGTGATGTATTACCTTCCTCTATAGCATTCGTGCCGAATAGTGTAACGATAGGTGGTGTGATACAACCTGGGTTCAATCCTAATAATGGATTCCCACTTCCAGATATAAATTCAGGGGGAAGTATAGAAGTCACATTCCAAGTAACCGTTGTTAGTGTTCCATCAAACGGAACAATTGCCAATACGGCAAATGTTACTGGAAGCTTTATATTAGTACCAGGAGAACCACCAGTTATAGTAAATCAGCCAAGTAACACAACGCTCACAACTGTAAATAGAGGACGCTTTAATGTTATTAAACAAGTCAATAGAGCTGCTACCTTAGTTGGAGATGTATTAACGTATACAGTGCAAATAACGAATACAGGAACAGTAACAGCTAACGATGTTCAGTTTATTGATACGATTTCAGCAGGAGCGTCATTTGTACCAAATAGTGTAACGGTAAATGGAACTCCGCAACCTGGTTTGAATCCGATTACTGGGTTTGGAATTGGCGATATACTTGTTGGCAATACGACTATAGTGACGTTCCAAGCGATAGTGACAAATATTCCATCTTCAGGAACGATAACGAATGTTGCAAATATAACAGGAAGTTTTACTTTAGTACCAGGAGAACCACCAGTTGTAGTAACAGAGCCGAGTAATACGACAATAACAAGGGTAAATAGAGGGCGATTCAATGTTATAAAAACTGTCAACAAACAGGCGACACGATTAGGAGATACGTTAACGTATAGTGTGCAAGTTACAAATACAGGAACGGTAACAGCGACAAATGTGCAATTTATTGACGTTCCATCACCTAGTTTAGAATTCGTTCCAGGGAGTGTACAGATAAATGGGATTCCACAAGTAGGTTTAGATCCTTTTGTAGGCTTTTCATTACCGGATCTTGCAGTAGGAGATAGCATACTAATCACATTTGAAGTAAATGTAATCGTAATTCCGCCTTCTAGTAGCATTATGAATACAGTGAGAGTAACTGGAGATTTTGAATTGATTCCAGGAGAACCACCGTTTACAATTACGAATTCAAGTAATACGACAGTCACACCAGTAAATAGAGGCAGTTTAGATATGCTGAAAGAAGTAGATCATTCAATTGTTGGAGTAGGAGAAACGGTAACGTACCGTGTTCGCATATTAAATACTGGTACGGCTGATGCAATGAATGTTCAATTTATTGATGTGTTATCTCCGGAAGCGGCTTTTGTACCAAATAGTGTAACGGTAAATGGAGTAGCACGTCCAGGAGTAAATCCGCAGGTTGGATTTACGATTTTAGACATTCCAGTCGGTGAGACGGCGATTGTAACATATGAAGCTACAATTACAAGTTTTCCAGATGGTGGTACAGTAGTGAACGTTGCTGGGGCATCGGCAGAATATATTTTAGTACCAGGGGAACCGCCAGTTACAGTGATGGACACGAGTAATACAGTTATTGTAACGGTAAATACTGCAATCTTATTTGTTGCAAAAGGAGCAAACTTTGAAGTAGCAATGGTAGGAGATGTTGTCACTTACGGAATTGCTGTTATAAATGATAGTACAGTTCCTGTGACGAATATTATTTTAACAGACATCATTGACCCAAATACGTTATTTATAAATGGCACGGTAACGGTAAATGATGTACCTTTTCCATTTGCCAATCCGAATACCGGTATCCTTTTAGGTGATTTTCAGCCGAATGATGCAGCAATTATTAATTTCCAAGTTGTAATAACAGGAGGGCAAATAAATAACTTAGTAACAAATACAGCTACAGCGAATGGGCTTGCAACTGTAAATCCTAATGAGCCGCCAGTAGTAGTTGAAGGCGATAGTAATACAGTTGTTATCCCGTTTATTCCTCAAAATGTTTCAACAACAGTCGTAAAAACGGCAGATCTTCAATCAGCAACAATTGGAGATGTTATTACGTTTACGACAGTTATTACGAATACGGGGGATACAGCGATACAAAATATTCGTTTTCAAGATATGTTAGATAGTAGTTTTCGATTTGTTCCTGGAAGTGTAACTGTTGATAATACGCCAGTGCCAAATGTAAGCCCAGTATCAGGGTTTCTTATAGGAAGTTTAAATCCAGGTGAAGCACGGACAGTTTCGTTCCAAGTAACAGTTCAGAGTGCACCAAGTGGTTCAGGAAATTATATTAATCAAGCGAGTATTCGCTTCGAACATCAAGTAGGCACAGTATTGCCACCTGTTACACAAATAATAGATAGTAACATAGTTGTCATTCCATTTGTTCCAACGATAGAACAAATTTGTGAAACAAACTTTAATTGTTTAGACAAAATTCCATTTCACTGTTCTCCGTGTAATCAGTTGCGAATAAATAAAAAATAA
- a CDS encoding CatB-related O-acetyltransferase, whose translation MLYLNQKPEYNKYDIGDYTYSKVGPIIFSWNDETKLKIGKFCSLGEEVVFVLGGEHRADWITTYPFNVLFEEGAHITGHPSSKGDIVVGNDVWIGYQSCILSGVTIGNGAIIGAKSVVTKDVPPYAIVAGNPAKLVRYRFPQEIIEKLENLAWWDWDISVIKGAIPFLLSNKINEFFTSPEEEAT comes from the coding sequence ATGTTATATTTAAATCAAAAACCTGAATATAATAAATATGATATCGGTGATTATACTTACAGTAAAGTAGGCCCTATTATTTTTTCTTGGAATGATGAAACAAAATTAAAAATAGGTAAGTTTTGTTCATTAGGAGAAGAAGTCGTTTTCGTACTTGGCGGTGAACATCGTGCTGATTGGATAACAACTTATCCATTTAATGTCCTCTTCGAAGAAGGAGCACACATTACTGGTCATCCTTCTTCAAAAGGTGATATCGTAGTCGGCAATGATGTATGGATTGGTTATCAATCCTGCATTTTATCTGGTGTTACAATTGGTAACGGGGCCATTATCGGGGCCAAGAGTGTTGTTACAAAAGACGTACCTCCATATGCAATCGTCGCTGGTAATCCTGCCAAACTAGTTCGATATCGTTTCCCGCAAGAAATCATTGAAAAACTAGAAAACCTTGCATGGTGGGACTGGGACATTTCCGTTATAAAAGGAGCTATTCCATTTCTACTCTCCAACAAAATCAACGAATTTTTCACTTCTCCCGAAGAAGAAGCTACTTGA
- a CDS encoding ASCH domain-containing protein, whose amino-acid sequence MRYEMGLYNKPFQSIQLGKKVYEVRLYDKKRQLIKQDDEIVFTNLTTAETMAVKVTEIKRYESFKAMYEQIDKKLFDCEELSIKEMLESTYGIYTKEQEKEWGTVAIGVEVIK is encoded by the coding sequence ATGAGATACGAAATGGGATTATATAATAAACCTTTTCAGTCGATTCAATTAGGAAAAAAAGTATATGAAGTACGCTTATACGATAAAAAACGTCAACTTATAAAACAAGACGATGAAATTGTATTTACGAACCTTACGACAGCAGAAACGATGGCTGTAAAAGTAACGGAGATAAAACGATACGAAAGCTTTAAAGCAATGTACGAACAAATTGATAAAAAATTATTTGATTGTGAAGAACTTAGTATAAAAGAAATGTTAGAAAGTACATACGGAATATATACGAAAGAACAAGAAAAAGAATGGGGAACAGTTGCGATTGGTGTTGAGGTAATAAAGTGA
- a CDS encoding NUDIX hydrolase has product MRRNRGAAIIIQGGKIALIKRVREGEMYFVFPGGGIEEGETPEEATKREVYEELGVHIQVEHLIAKVEYKGTEYYYNAHIIGGVFGSGKGEEFELKDRGSYIPLWMPVNELPNLNVKPYDVAKCVFDYYGI; this is encoded by the coding sequence GTGAGAAGAAATCGCGGTGCAGCTATAATTATACAAGGTGGTAAAATCGCTCTTATAAAACGTGTTCGAGAAGGTGAGATGTATTTTGTTTTTCCAGGCGGGGGAATTGAAGAAGGAGAAACGCCTGAAGAAGCAACGAAGCGAGAGGTTTATGAAGAATTAGGGGTACATATACAAGTGGAGCATCTGATTGCAAAGGTGGAGTATAAAGGTACGGAGTATTATTATAATGCCCATATTATAGGTGGAGTTTTCGGAAGTGGTAAAGGCGAGGAGTTCGAGCTGAAAGATAGAGGGAGTTATATTCCTTTATGGATGCCGGTAAATGAGTTGCCAAATTTAAATGTAAAACCTTATGATGTGGCCAAATGTGTATTTGATTATTATGGAATATAA
- a CDS encoding acetate uptake transporter, with the protein MSNQTTTHHVKMTTADPSGIGLFGLAMVTLVASSQKLGLTDGVSLVLPWAIFLGGFAQIFACIHDAKHNNTFGTTAFGAYGLFWLGVGMTWLIQLGVFGEKLAQTADSKQLGVAFIGYLIFTIFMTIGAMETHKVLFMIFVLIDFLFIGLSLSTLGVMPHAMHNLAAYSELCISLLSFYGSAAAVLNTHFGKVVLPVGKPFGIFKK; encoded by the coding sequence ATGAGCAATCAAACTACTACACATCATGTGAAAATGACAACAGCAGATCCATCTGGAATCGGTCTATTTGGATTAGCGATGGTAACACTTGTAGCATCGTCTCAAAAGTTAGGCTTAACAGATGGCGTTTCACTTGTATTACCATGGGCAATCTTTTTAGGAGGATTTGCACAAATCTTTGCATGCATTCACGATGCAAAGCACAACAATACGTTCGGTACAACAGCATTTGGTGCGTACGGCCTATTTTGGTTAGGTGTTGGAATGACTTGGTTAATTCAACTTGGAGTATTTGGCGAAAAATTAGCCCAAACTGCAGATTCAAAACAGCTCGGTGTAGCCTTTATCGGATACTTGATTTTCACGATCTTTATGACAATTGGTGCAATGGAAACACATAAAGTATTATTTATGATTTTCGTCCTTATTGATTTCTTATTTATCGGTCTTTCATTAAGTACTTTAGGTGTTATGCCGCACGCAATGCATAATTTAGCAGCGTATTCTGAACTATGTATTTCATTATTATCTTTCTATGGTTCAGCAGCAGCTGTGTTAAATACACACTTCGGAAAAGTTGTATTACCAGTTGGAAAACCCTTTGGTATTTTTAAAAAGTAA
- a CDS encoding flavodoxin, with translation MAKILIAYASMSGNTESIADLIKVSLDAFDHEVVLQEMEGMDAEELLTYDGIILGSYTWGDGELPFEAEDFHDELENIDLTGKKVAVFGSGDTAYELFCEAVTIFEERLVKCGAELVQEGLKIELAPEDKEDVEKCSDFAIAFAEKF, from the coding sequence GTGGCGAAAATTTTAATAGCGTATGCAAGTATGTCAGGGAATACAGAGAGTATTGCTGATTTAATTAAAGTAAGTTTAGATGCCTTTGATCATGAAGTAGTATTACAAGAGATGGAAGGTATGGATGCTGAAGAATTATTAACTTATGATGGAATCATTTTAGGATCTTATACGTGGGGTGATGGTGAATTACCATTTGAAGCGGAAGATTTCCATGATGAGTTAGAAAATATAGATTTAACGGGTAAAAAAGTGGCTGTTTTTGGATCAGGTGATACGGCGTATGAGCTGTTTTGTGAAGCGGTAACGATATTTGAAGAACGTCTTGTAAAATGTGGGGCAGAACTTGTACAAGAAGGATTGAAAATTGAATTAGCTCCAGAAGATAAAGAAGACGTTGAAAAATGCAGTGATTTTGCAATTGCTTTTGCCGAGAAGTTCTAG
- a CDS encoding WD40/YVTN/BNR-like repeat-containing protein, protein METMLSATAITKLRDGKLLLATTYNGLFIEKDGEWKQALTGFQKRIRDLHSEGNVVYGVGDEGVFIRSMNGGETWTIQRFPTKATSWNVCSNENGTVIAHGDKTLYHSNNFGSTWETIQPFLNYGSEAPSIRSLFLYKHYLFIGTKIHTKYGGVWLFDLETRKLKRIKIAMNQMISALTIHNSYLVAASGSCKGISGNISFCRINESIESDKIGWHTCQSEQKASSYLDLSVDQHVLYTTSTQNKAGISTVCRVLLEEGIVTVCDSVKGHGWRIVNEKEGYVVAGSGELKTMQWKKKAV, encoded by the coding sequence GTGGAAACAATGTTAAGTGCAACTGCTATTACAAAGTTAAGAGATGGAAAGCTTTTGTTAGCTACTACATATAATGGTTTATTCATTGAAAAAGATGGAGAATGGAAACAGGCTTTAACTGGTTTCCAAAAACGAATTCGAGATTTACATAGTGAAGGTAACGTAGTTTACGGAGTAGGAGACGAAGGAGTTTTTATTCGTAGTATGAATGGTGGAGAAACGTGGACGATCCAGCGCTTTCCAACGAAAGCAACGAGCTGGAATGTATGTAGTAATGAGAATGGAACAGTAATTGCTCATGGAGATAAAACACTGTATCATTCTAATAATTTTGGTTCCACATGGGAGACTATTCAGCCATTTCTTAATTACGGTAGTGAGGCACCATCTATTCGATCATTATTTTTATATAAACATTACTTATTTATCGGTACGAAAATACATACTAAATATGGTGGTGTTTGGCTTTTTGATTTAGAGACACGTAAATTAAAAAGGATTAAAATAGCGATGAATCAGATGATTTCTGCGTTGACTATACATAATTCCTATTTAGTAGCGGCAAGTGGATCGTGCAAGGGGATTAGCGGAAATATTTCTTTTTGCAGAATAAATGAGAGTATCGAAAGTGATAAAATAGGTTGGCATACATGTCAAAGTGAACAAAAAGCGAGTAGTTATTTAGATTTAAGTGTGGATCAACATGTGTTATATACAACGTCAACGCAAAATAAGGCGGGAATTAGCACTGTTTGCCGTGTGCTTCTTGAAGAAGGAATTGTTACAGTATGTGATTCGGTTAAAGGGCATGGTTGGCGCATTGTTAATGAAAAAGAAGGCTATGTTGTAGCTGGATCAGGTGAATTAAAAACGATGCAGTGGAAAAAAAAAGCTGTATAA